The following proteins come from a genomic window of Salvia hispanica cultivar TCC Black 2014 chromosome 4, UniMelb_Shisp_WGS_1.0, whole genome shotgun sequence:
- the LOC125220822 gene encoding probable beta-D-xylosidase 7, which translates to MKLHFYFLAAYLLLLRLPRGGDSAPPPFSCDSADPKTKSFKFCQKSLPIAQRARDLVSRLTLDEKISQLVDSSAAIPRLGIPAYQWWSEALHGVSGYGRGVTYGGAIKGATSFPQVILAASTFDSRLWYRIGQIIALYYIP; encoded by the exons ATGAAGCtccatttctattttctcGCCGCAtacctcctcctcctccgcctcccGCGCGGCGGCGATTCAGCTCCGCCGCCGTTCTCGTGCGATTCAGCCGATCCTAAAACCAAATCGTTCAAGTTCTGCCAGAAATCTCTGCCGATTGCGCAGCGAGCTCGCGACCTAGTTTCGCGGCTGACATTAGACGAGAAGATTTCGCAGCTGGTTGATTCGTCCGCCGCCATTCCGCGGCTCGGCATCCCCGCGTACCAGTGGTGGTCCGAGGCGCTGCACGGCGTCTCCGGCTACGGCCGCGGCGTCACTTACGGCGGCGCAATCAAAGGCGCCACCAGCTTCCCCCAAGTTATCCTCGCCGCATCCACCTTCGATTCACGCCTTTGGTACCGCATTGGTCAG ATAATCGCATTATACTATATTCCGTAA
- the LOC125220173 gene encoding probable beta-D-xylosidase 7: MRHLIHYIIPLTLAITISLILTFNNLSPKPLPPFSCSPTTTPSTASLPFCDARLPVERRARDLVGRLTLDEKIGQLVNKAAAIPRLGIPYYEWWSEALHGVAMAAGVENGFSFNGTIRAATSFPQVILTSATFDAQLWYKIAKATGEEGRAIYNAGEATGMTMWSPNINIFRDPRWGRGQETPGEDPLVASRYAVAFVRGLQGDAFEGGRLSDDGRLLLSACCKHLTAYDLDHWKGVHRFTFNAQVTKQDMADTFQPPFKSCIQEGKASGIMCAYNLVNGVPSCADRHLLTETAREEWGFDGYIVSDCDAVSLIHEKQNYTDSHEDAVAAVLKAGMDLNCGSYISDHAKSAVEKGKLSESDIDRALHNLFSVRMRLGLFDGSPKTQPYTNLRHNDVVCTSAHQHLALTAARDGIVLLKNSQNLLPLSTSSTKTLAVIGPNANNPETLVGNYAGPPCSPITPLQGLTRYVKETVFHRGCDPAGCDYDGAEGVAGSADHVVVVVGLSQGDESEEMDREGLELPREQVVLLERVAAAARRPVVVVVMCGGGVDVSFARDDERIGGILWAGYPGEGGGRAVAEIIFGHHNPGGRLPMTWYPQDFTKIPMSNMRMRPDHESGYPGRTYRFYQGEKVFEFGYGLSYSNYTYKFVSVSQSKLNLKTSSPTENNSKLEKKLGFVRVSDIGLDSCHKARFSALVGVVNEGSMVGKHPVLLFVRRDQGRFDGPIKQLIGFRTVRLEGNEREDVEFEVDPCQHFASADEDGVMVIELGLHFLVVGDQEFSITINV; this comes from the exons ATGAGACATCTCATCCACTACATCATTCCTCTCACACTAGCAATCACAATCTCTCTCATACTAACATTCAACAACCTCTCTCCCAAACCCCTCCCACCATTCTCATGCAGCCCCACCACCACCCCATCCACCGCCTCCCTCCCCTTCTGCGACGCCCGTCTCCCCGTCGAGAGGCGCGCCCGAGACCTAGTCGGGCGCCTCACCCTCGACGAGAAGATCGGCCAGCTCGTGAACAAGGCCGCTGCCATCCCCCGGCTCGGCATCCCCTACTACGAGTGGTGGTCGGAGGCGCTGCATGGCGTCGCCATGGCGGCCGGAGTCGAAAACGGCTTCTCGTTCAACGGGACGATCCGGGCCGCCACCAGTTTCCCTCAAGTCATACTCACTTCGGCTACCTTTGATGCTCAACTTTGGTACAAAATAGCTAAG GCAACTGGAGAAGAGGGCAGAGCGATATACAATGCAGGGGAGGCCACAGGCATGACAATGTGGTCACCAAACATCAACATCTTCCGCGACCCGAGGTGGGGCCGCGGCCAGGAGACCCCAGGAGAGGATCCCCTGGTCGCGAGCAGGTACGCTGTGGCGTTTGTGCGAGGCCTCCAAGGCGACGCCTTTGAAGGCGGCCGTCTCTCAGATGACGGCCGCCTTCTGCTCTCTGCTTGCTGCAAGCATCTCACTGCCTATGATTTGGATCATTGGAAGGGAGTCCATCGTTTCACCTTCAATGCCCAA GTTACAAAGCAAGATATGGCAGATACATTCCAGCCACCATTCAAAAGCTGCATCCAAGAGGGGAAAGCCAGTGGGATAATGTGTGCTTACAATCTCGTCAATGGCGTCCCGAGCTGCGCTGATCGACATCTTCTGACCGAGACAGCTCGCGAAGAATGGGGATTTGATGGCTATATAGTCTCAGATTGTGACGCGGTTTCGCTCATTCATGAGAAGCAGAACTATACAGACTCACATGAAGACGCCGTTGCCGCAGTTCTCAAAGCCG GGATGGACCTCAACTGCGGCTCCTACATATCCGACCACGCAAAATCAGCCGTCGAAAAGGGCAAGCTATCGGAATCCGACATCGACAGAGCCCTCCACAACCTCTTCTCCGTCCGAATGAGGCTCGGCCTCTTCGACGGAAGCCCCAAAACCCAACCCTACACCAACCTCCGCCACAACGACGTCGTATGCACCTCCGCCCACCAACACCTCGCTCTCACCGCCGCACGCGACGGCATCGTGCTCCTCAAAAACTCCCAAAACCTCCTCCCCCTGTCCACCTCTTCCACCAAAACCCTCGCCGTCATCGGCCCCAACGCCAACAACCCCGAAACCCTAGTCGGAAACTACGCCGGCCCGCCCTGCAGCCCCATCACCCCACTCCAGGGCCTCACGAGATACGTAAAGGAGACGGTGTTTCATCGCGGCTGTGATCCGGCCGGGTGCGACTACGATGGGGCGGAGGGAGTGGCGGGATCGGCGGACCACGTGGTTGTGGTGGTGGGGCTGAGTCAGGGGGATGAGAGCGAGGAAATGGACAGGGAGGGTTTGGAGCTGCCGAGGGAGCAGGTGGTGCTGCTGGAgagggtggcggcggcggcgaggagGCCGgttgtggtggtggtgatgtgTGGTGGAGGGGTGGATGTTTCGTTTGCGAGAGATGATGAGAGGATTGGGGGGATTTTGTGGGCTGGGTATCCCGGTGAGGGAGGAGGGAGAGCGGTGGCGGAGATTATCTTTGGTCATCATAATCCAG GTGGACGGCTCCCCATGACGTGGTATCCACAAgattttactaaaatacccATGTCGAATATGAGGATGAGGCCCGACCACGAATCAGGCTACCCGGGGCGCACCTATAGATTCTACCAAGGTGAGAAAGTGTTTGAATTCGGATACGGCCTTAGCTACTCAAACTATACATACAAGTTCGTCTCGGTTAGCCAAAGCAAGCTCAATTTGAAGACATCATCACCCACTGAGAATAATAGCAAGCTTGAGAAAAAACTAGGGTTTGTTAGGGTTTCGGATATCGGATTGGATTCTTGTCATAAGGCGAGGTTTTCGGCTCTAGTTGGTGTCGTGAATGAAGGGAGCATGGTCGGGAAGCATCCCGTGCTGCTTTTTGTTAGGAGGGATCAGGGTCGGTTTGATGGTCCGATCAAACAGTTGATCGGGTTTCGGACAGTGAGGTTGGAGGGGAATGAGAGGGAAGATGTTGAGTTTGAAGTGGATCCATGTCAACATTTTGCTAGTGCTGATGAAGATGGAGTGATGGTGATTGAATTAGGGCTGCATTTCTTGGTTGTGGGAGATCAAGAGTTTTCTATTACTATAAACGTGTGA
- the LOC125223673 gene encoding probable beta-D-xylosidase 7, whose protein sequence is MYNEGQVQGMTFWTPNINIFRDPRWGRGQETPGEDPTVVAKYAVAHVRGFQGDKYEGGQNGHLLASACCKHFTAYDLDNWKSVDRMEFDAKVTQQDLADTYQPPFKSCVLEAKASGIMCAYNSVNGVPNCADRNLLTKTARGQWGFHGYIVSDCDAVSTIYEKHKYVRTPEDAVALALKAGMDVNCGLYLKKYTKSAIQQKKVVESQVNRALNNLFEIRMRLGLFEGSPSRSLYGNIGRADVCSQAHQDLALEAARNGIVLLKNDANLLPLSKLKTRSLAVMGHNAANPYMLRGDYDGPPCKNVDVVTALKGYVHNTLFVQGCSNADCATASTSSAVAAAKEMDYVVLVMGLDQNQEKEDHDRVELGLPGQQQSLITAVAAAAKKPVVLVLICGGPVDVGFAKNDPKIGSILWAGYPGEAGGVALSQIIFGEHNPGGKLPMTWYPKNFVNVPMTDMRMRSDLKSGYPGRTYRFYKGPKVFEFGYGLSYTTYYYEFKQSTPNTIRLNHLTGASHAMDESLSSNSSSIRALSVAKIGADNCEMLKFSAHVGVENTGSMAGRHTVLLFARHERTGEGRPMKQLVGFESVSLDPRQRDEIEFVLNPCEHLTTAKIDGSVVIEEGYRYLVVEDKEFSINIVI, encoded by the exons ATGTACAATGAGGGGCAAGTGCAAGGGATGACATTCTGGACGccaaacataaacatatttaGGGATCCACGGTGGGGGAGAGGCCAGGAGACACCTGGCGAAGATCCAACGGTCGTTGCAAAATACGCAGTGGCGCACGTTAGAGGTTTTCAGGGTGATAAATACGAGGGGGGGCAAAATGGTCATCTTCTGGCATCCGCTTGCTGTAAACACTTCACTGCCTATGATTTGGACAATTGGAAGAGTGTTGATCGCATGGAATTTGATGCCAAG GTGACACAACAAGATTTGGCAGACACGTATCAGCCACCTTTCAAAAGTTGTGTGCTAGAAGCCAAGGCCAGTGGAATAATGTGTGCTTACAACAGTGTGAATGGAGTCCCAAACTGTGCTGACCGCAACCTCCTCACCAAAACTGCCCGCGGGCAGTGGGGTTTCCATGg gTACATAGTGTCTGATTGTGATGCGGTTTCTACCATCTATGAAAAACACAAGTATGTACGTACACCTGAAGATGCTGTGGCACTTGCACTCAAGGCTG GCATGGATGTGAACTGTGGCTTATACTTGAAGAAATACACCAAATCAGCAATTCAGCagaaaaaagtggttgaatCCCAAGTAAACCGAGCCCTCAACAACCTCTTCGAGATCCGGATGCGGCTAGGGCTGTTCGAGGGCTCCCCGAGCCGCAGCCTGTACGGAAACATTGGCCGAGCCGATGTATGTAGCCAGGCTCACCAAGACCTAGCCCTTGAGGCTGCGAGAAACGGCATTGTTCTGTTGAAGAACGATGCCAACCTGCTGCCTCTGTCCAAGTTGAAAACACGGTCCTTGGCTGTCATGGGCCACAATGCGGCCAATCCCTACATGCTGCGTGGGGACTATGATGGCCCTCCCTGCAAGAATGTGGATGTTGTTACAGCCCTAAAAGGTTATGTACACAACACCCTGTTTGTACAGGGCTGCAGTAACGCTGACTGCGCCACGGCCTCGACTAGCAGCGCAGTGGCTGCAGCCAAGGAGATGGACTACGTCGTTTTAGTGATGGGGCTGGACCAGAATCAGGAGAAGGAGGATCATGATCGCGTCGAGTTAGGCCTCCCGGGACAGCAGCAGAGCCTCATCACGgctgttgctgctgctgccaAGAAGCCCGTCGTCCTTGTGCTGATCTGCGGTGGACCCGTCGACGTTGGTTTTGCGAAAAATGACCCGAAAATCGGCAGCATTCTTTGGGCTGGCTATCCAGGAGAAGCTGGAGGGGTTGCATTGTCTCAGATCATATTTGGGGAGCACAATCCTG GTGGGAAGTTACCTATGACTTGGTACCCGAAGAATTTCGTTAACGTACCAATGACGGACATGAGGATGAGGTCAGATCTAAAGTCGGGCTATCCAGGACGCACTTACCGATTCTACAAAGGGCCAAAGGTGTTTGAGTTCGGGTACGGGCTAAGCTACACTACCTACTACTACGAATTCAAGCAGTCGACTCCCAACACCATCAGGTTGAACCATCTCACGGGCGCTTCCCACGCCATGGATGAAAGTTTGAGTTCGAATTCAAGTTCGATCAGAGCCTTGTCCGTTGCCAAAATTGGAGCGGACAACTGTGAAATGCTCAAGTTCTCGGCTCATGTAGGAGTCGAGAACACTGGGTCGATGGCGGGGAGGCACACGGTTCTTCTCTTTGCTAGGCACGAAAGGACAGGCGAGGGAAGGCCTATGAAGCAGTTGGTGGGATTCGAGAGCGTGAGCTTAGATCCGAGACAGAGAGATGAAATCGAGTTCGTGTTGAATCCATGTGAGCATCTGACCACAGCCAAAATAGATGGTTCAGTGGTGATAGAAGAAGGGTATAGGTATTTGGTGGTAGAAGATAAAGAATTCTCTATTAACATTGTGATTTGA
- the LOC125220172 gene encoding probable beta-D-xylosidase 7 — MSLLYGGLISPPIIFIKTIQKFQKKMRHIIHILVLVISITCSTTLSIDATHLSKSKLPPFSCGSSSSSSSSSSSPFCDAGLPVRERARDLISRLTLDEKISQLVNKAAAIPRLGVPYYQWWSEALHGVAVATGVENGVKFDGVIEAATSFPQVILTASTFDADLWYRIAKVIGREARAIYNEGQAIGLTFWSPNINIFRDPRWGRGQETPGEDPLLTAKYATSFVRGLQGDSFEGGALKDGHLQVSACCKHFTAYDLDRWEGYDRFTFNAQVTKQDLADTYQPPFKGCIEEGKASGIMCAYNLVNGVPNCADYNLLTKTARGEWGFEGYITSDCDAVSLLFHQQHYAKSDEEAVADVLKAGMDVNCGSYLGNYTKSAVLKGTVSVSDIDRALENLFSVRMRLGLFNGPPSGTYSTLGRADVCSPEHQELALEVARQGIVLLKNEGNLLPLPKAKKGSLAVIGPNANVSKVLLGNYHGPPCMTVTPLQGLMSYVEDVKFEQGCDTVNCSSVDVKTAVELAKSADHVVLVMGLNQEREKEDLDRDDLVLPGKQQSLIMSVAKAAKKPVVLVLLCGGPVDVLFAKNEPKIGSILWAGYPGQSGGRAVAEIIFGDYNPGGRLTMTWYPQDFIKIPMTDMRMRADPSSGYPGRTYRFYKGEKVFEFGYGLSYTTYSYKIVSVSQSKLDLKTSSSASDLGYVAVQELGPGSCDKARVSVIVSVENEGEMAGKHPVLLFLRRAQSGSGGPMKQLVGFQTVRTDAKEKVSVEFSVSPCEHFSRANEDGEMVIESGDGSLVVGDEEHPITISI; from the exons ATGTCACTACTATATGGCGGCCTCATTTCTCCTCCAataattttcatcaaaaccatacaaaaatttcaaaaaaaaatgaggcaCATTATCCATATCTTAGTTCTTGTAATTTCTATCACATGTTCCACCACTTTGTCAATCGATGCCACACATCTATCCAAATCCAAACTCCCGCCATTTTCATGCGGGAGTTCGTCTTCGTCCTcgtcctcatcctcatccccGTTCTGTGACGCGGGCTTGCCGGTCAGGGAGCGGGCCCGCGACCTGATCTCGCGGCTGACGTTGGACGAGAAGATCTCGCAGCTCGTCAACAAGGCCGCGGCCATCCCCCGCCTCGGCGTCCCCTACTACCAGTGGTGGTCGGAGGCGCTGCATGGGGTGGCCGTCGCCACGGGAGTCGAGAACGGGGTCAAGTTCGACGGGGTCATCGAGGCCGCCACCAGCTTCCCTCAGGTCATTCTCACGGCCTCCACCTTCGATGCCGATCTCTGGTATCGGATTGCAAAG GTGATCGGAAGAGAGGCAAGAGCCATCTACAACGAGGGGCAGGCGATTGGCCTAACGTTCTGGTCGCCAAACATCAACATCTTCAGGGATCCGCGATGGGGGAGGGGGCAGGAGACCCCCGGGGAGGATCCCTTGCTCACGGCCAAGTATGCCACGTCGTTTGTCAGAGGCCTCCAAGGCGACTCGTTTGAGGGCGGAGCCCTCAAAGATGGCCACCTCCAAGTCTCTGCGTGTTGCAAGCACTTCACTGCCTATGATCTCGACCGCTGGGAGGGATATGATCGATTCACCTTCAATGCTCAA GTGACAAAACAGGATTTGGCGGATACTTACCAGCCCCCGTTCAAGGGCTGCATCGAGGAGGGGAAGGCGAGTGGGATAATGTGCGCGTATAATCTTGTGAACGGGGTCCCTAACTGCGCGGATTATAATTTGCTCACCAAGACTGCCCGCGGAGAGTGGGGATTTGAAGG GTACATAACCTCGGATTGTGATGCGGTTTCGCTTCTCTTTCATCAGCAACATTATGCAAAATCGGATGAAGAGGCTGTTGCTGATGTGCTCAAAGCTG GAATGGATGTGAACTGTGGTTCATACTTGGGGAATTATACAAAATCTGCTGTTTTGAAGGGGACAGTGTCTGTATCTGACATAGATAGAGCTCTTGAGAATCTTTTCTCTGTGAGGATGAGGTTAGGTCTCTTCAACGGCCCCCCAAGCGGGACCTACAGTACACTCGGGCGAGCAGATGTCTGCTCGCCCGAGCACCAGGAGCTGGCACTTGAGGTAGCCAGGCAGGGGATAGTCCTTTTGAAGAACGAAGGAAACCTGTTGCCGCTACCCAAGGCCAAGAAGGGGTCTCTTGCAGTGATAGGCCCGAATGCGAATGTTTCCAAGGTACTTCTTGGGAACTACCATGGGCCGCCTTGCATGACCGTCACACCACTACAAGGGCTAATGAGTTATGTTGAGGATGTCAAGTTTGAACAAGGGTGTGACACCGTCAATTGTAGCTCTGTCGATGTGAAGACGGCGGTCGAGCTTGCAAAATCAGCGGATCACGTGGTTTTGGTGATGGGACTTAACCAAGAACGCGAGAAGGAGGATCTTGATCGCGATGATTTGGTGCTTCCGGGGAAGCAGCAGAGCTTGATCATGAGCGTTGCCAAGGCGGCTAAGAAGCCTGTTGTGTTGGTGTTGTTATGTGGAGGGCCGGTCGATGTTTTGTTCGCGAAAAATGAGCCGAAAATAGGAAGCATTTTGTGGGCGGGCTATCCTGGCCAGTCTGGAGGGAGAGCAGTTGCAGAGATCATATTTGGTGACTATAATCCAG GAGGAAGGTTGACTATGACTTGGTATCCACAAGATTTCATCAAGATACCGATGACCGATATGAGAATGAGGGCTGACCCGTCGTCTGGCTACCCAGGGCGCACCTATAGATTCTATAAAGGTGAAAAGGTGTTTGAATTCGGGTATGGGCTGAGCTACACCACCTATTCTTACAAGATCGTGTCCGTGAGCCAAAGCAAGCTAGATCTCAAGACATCATCATCCGCTTCCGACCTAGGGTATGTCGCGGTCCAAGAGTTGGGACCGGGGTCATGCGACAAGGCTAGGGTTTCGGTTATCGTTAGTGTTGAGAATGAAGGGGAGATGGCGGGTAAGCACCCGGTGCTTTTGTTTCTGAGGCGCGCTCAAAGTGGCAGTGGTGGTCCGATGAAACAATTGGTCGGGTTTCAGACGGTTAGGACCGATGCTAAAGAGAAGGTGAGTGTCGAGTTTTCGGTAAGCCCGTGTGAGCATTTTAGTAGGGCCAATGAGGATGGAGAGATGGTGATTGAATCAGGAGATGGGAGTTTAGTTGTAGGAGATGAGGAACATCCCATTACCATAAGTATTTGA